Proteins encoded by one window of Azospirillum brasilense:
- a CDS encoding NAD(P)H-quinone oxidoreductase: MGIALPDSMTCVEISQPGGPEVLRTVQRPAPVPGPGEVLVAVEAAGVNRPDMLQRQGRYDPPPGASDLPGLEIAGRVVALGEGVTEWAADDAVCALIAGGGYAQYCVVPAPQLLPVPKGYSMVEAAAVPETFFTVWTNVFERGALKPGETLLVHGGSSGIGTTAIQLAKAFGAKVFTTAGSAEKCRACEELGADRAIDYKTEDFAAVIQKETGGRGVDVVLDMVGGDYIARDIGIMAPDGRHVSIAFLQGPKVSINMFPVMTKRLTLTGSTLRARSVEEKGRIAAALREKVWPLLEGGTVKPVIHKVFTLEQAAEAHALMESSAHIGKIVMTVA, translated from the coding sequence ATGGGCATCGCCCTGCCGGACAGCATGACCTGCGTGGAGATTTCGCAACCCGGCGGCCCGGAGGTCCTGCGCACCGTGCAGCGCCCCGCCCCGGTGCCCGGCCCCGGCGAGGTTCTGGTGGCGGTGGAGGCCGCGGGCGTCAACCGTCCCGACATGCTGCAGCGCCAGGGCCGCTACGACCCGCCGCCGGGCGCCTCGGACCTGCCCGGCCTGGAGATCGCCGGGCGCGTCGTCGCCCTGGGCGAGGGCGTCACCGAGTGGGCCGCCGACGACGCGGTCTGCGCCCTGATCGCCGGCGGCGGCTACGCCCAGTATTGCGTGGTCCCGGCGCCGCAGCTCCTGCCCGTGCCGAAGGGCTACAGCATGGTCGAGGCCGCCGCCGTTCCGGAGACCTTCTTCACCGTCTGGACCAACGTGTTCGAGCGCGGCGCGCTGAAGCCCGGCGAGACGCTGCTGGTCCATGGCGGCTCCAGCGGCATCGGCACCACGGCCATCCAGCTCGCCAAGGCCTTTGGCGCCAAGGTCTTCACCACCGCCGGCAGCGCCGAGAAGTGCCGCGCCTGCGAGGAGCTGGGTGCCGACCGCGCCATCGACTACAAGACCGAGGATTTCGCCGCCGTCATCCAGAAGGAGACCGGCGGGCGCGGCGTCGACGTGGTGCTGGACATGGTCGGCGGCGACTACATCGCCCGCGACATCGGCATCATGGCCCCGGACGGACGGCACGTCTCCATCGCCTTCCTGCAGGGGCCGAAGGTCTCCATCAACATGTTCCCGGTGATGACCAAGCGCCTGACCCTCACCGGCTCGACCCTGCGCGCCCGCTCGGTCGAGGAGAAGGGCCGCATCGCCGCCGCCCTGCGCGAGAAGGTCTGGCCGCTGCTGGAAGGCGGCACGGTCAAGCCGGTGATCCACAAGGTGTTCACGCTGGAGCAGGCGGCCGAAGCGCACGCCCTGATGGAATCCAGCGCGCACATCGGCAAGATCGTCATGACGGTGGCCTGA
- a CDS encoding DUF1192 domain-containing protein, giving the protein MDIDDLEPRKAKPALKDLTALGVAELKDYIAGLEAEIARARAAIAAKEVQKNAAEAFFKKPS; this is encoded by the coding sequence ATGGACATCGACGATCTGGAGCCGCGCAAGGCCAAGCCGGCGCTGAAGGACCTGACCGCGCTGGGCGTGGCGGAGCTGAAGGACTACATCGCCGGGCTGGAGGCGGAGATCGCCCGCGCCCGCGCCGCCATCGCCGCCAAGGAGGTGCAGAAGAACGCCGCCGAAGCCTTCTTCAAGAAGCCGTCCTGA
- a CDS encoding DUF2189 domain-containing protein: MVDMSSHRGASQFHRPIRRKEPSEFHKPAPYLPRIRSVDVDRPWLWLSAGWRDMCASPMISAAYGLLAVLSSLALVAVLAMQDMQYLVLPMAAGFMLLGPVFAVGLYETSRLLERGETPTLMKVAGAYRRNGVQIAGIGLALMLAMLAWIRIAFLIFALFFATEPPAFDQLVDRIFFSAQTIPFLLTGTLVGGVIATAVFAISVVSIPMLLDRETDSFTAMATSVAVLRENLRTMAGWAFLIVLFTAAGMVTGFLGLALALPLIGHASWHCYRDLVGAD; the protein is encoded by the coding sequence ATGGTCGACATGTCGTCTCACCGCGGTGCGTCCCAATTCCATCGGCCGATCCGGCGCAAGGAACCCTCCGAGTTCCACAAGCCGGCCCCTTATCTTCCACGGATCCGCAGCGTCGACGTCGACCGCCCCTGGCTGTGGCTGAGCGCCGGCTGGCGCGACATGTGCGCCAGCCCCATGATCAGCGCCGCCTACGGCCTGCTGGCGGTGCTGTCCAGCCTCGCCCTGGTGGCGGTGCTGGCGATGCAGGACATGCAGTATCTGGTCCTGCCGATGGCGGCGGGCTTCATGCTGCTGGGGCCGGTCTTCGCCGTCGGCCTCTACGAGACCAGCCGCCTCTTGGAGCGGGGGGAGACGCCGACCCTGATGAAGGTCGCCGGGGCCTACCGCCGCAACGGCGTGCAGATCGCCGGGATCGGGCTGGCGCTGATGCTGGCCATGCTGGCCTGGATCCGCATCGCCTTTCTGATCTTCGCGCTGTTCTTCGCGACGGAGCCGCCGGCCTTCGACCAGCTCGTCGACCGCATCTTCTTCTCGGCCCAGACGATCCCGTTCCTGCTGACCGGCACCCTTGTCGGCGGCGTCATCGCCACGGCGGTCTTCGCCATCAGCGTGGTGTCGATCCCGATGCTGCTCGACCGCGAGACCGACAGCTTCACCGCCATGGCGACCAGCGTCGCGGTGCTGCGCGAGAATCTTCGCACCATGGCCGGCTGGGCCTTCCTGATCGTGCTGTTCACCGCGGCGGGGATGGTCACCGGCTTCCTGGGACTGGCGCTGGCCCTGCCGCTGATCGGGCACGCCTCCTGGCACTGCTACCGCGACCTGGTCGGCGCGGACTGA
- a CDS encoding DUF4169 family protein codes for MADVVNLNRFRKMRQKEEREKNAEANRIRFGRTKTEKLRDRQEAERRAAELDGKKVEGERDE; via the coding sequence ATGGCCGATGTCGTGAACCTGAACCGCTTCCGGAAGATGCGCCAGAAGGAAGAGCGTGAAAAAAACGCCGAGGCGAACCGCATCCGCTTCGGCCGCACCAAGACCGAGAAGCTGCGCGACCGCCAGGAGGCCGAGCGCCGCGCGGCCGAGCTGGACGGCAAGAAGGTGGAGGGCGAGCGGGACGAGTGA
- a CDS encoding AsmA family protein, which yields MKRFLIAALILVGLLVAAVLIVPSVVDWNAYKAQIAERVSAATGREVELRGDIGLSLLPAPALTVRDARLANAPGGSEQDMARLKELDVRVALGPLLSGHIQVQSIRLIDPIFLFETLPDGRFNWDMSGAGRPAGGERSGSGDGLASAVSFDQVTVQNGTIQYRDARTGQSEVIDQVDARIVAGSFTGPFQGQGSFRARGVPLRGEMFVSRLIDGAAVQVRAALSMADTDATLRFAGIVTNPPGSGGSRAQGDLRAEGSDLSRVLALVRNGSAAGEDRKANALLAQSFGIRTAVEASPTAASFTNLEAQLGDTRATGTATLRGGTPARAELTLALNRLDLDAWLDRAGSGGGSPTGQPAARNGNGVKSAPPNAPSGDAPSGGAPSGGAPSGAAGQPGGFVLPDALDAKLDLAVDGITYNGGVIRQGRVEASLTGGTLNIDRVSALLPGGSDIVAAGELAAANGQPNLNLRMEANADNLRALLEWLRVDVRAVPADRLRRASVAAQLQGRPGRLEVNGLDLRVDASRLTGAVAYVDRGRPAFGARLDLDRLNLDAYLPPPGGATAAQAAPAANGTGAPPPARNGNSAANPATNPATTPARLLAGVDANLELSVGQLTVRNTPVQGLRLDATAAGGALSIKEATVQDAAGVKLRLDGQIAGLEPLRGAHLTLNAEAPSLEGVARAVPWPEGAPAPERLGAVKAQARLSGDADRLAVELGVEAVEGSLEAGGTLSNVEKDPSADLKLRVKHPELARLAGLFADNPSVGSYGPMDLYTELAGTRKAFTLGNIQGTVAGVTVKGKAGADLNGSKPRVEADLQTGDLELDRLAALPAAAARPAGAASPATGSSSAAQATSGAPDAATGDFSGLRRFDGRFALTSSALVKGGTRIENPALRATVTNGVLTVERFDGTLMGGQLGATGRLAAPGNQTPTAEATITLSKAKLAEAVGGGLGGGALEIAGGVLDAEANLTTSGAGGDAMLRALAGQGRISARDGLLRGFDLGVLRDRLTRLERPQELLGAVMGGLQGGETRFARLDGSFAIDKGVARTEDTRLTSDLGEAVAAGQVNLPAQTIDMRVRLTVQSDQSLPPLTVRMTGALDKPTRSFEMQEVQEYFARRAAEGLLNKVVPKDLPIPGVGGNAPKPDALLKGLIDGLRR from the coding sequence GTGAAGAGATTCCTGATCGCAGCTCTGATACTCGTCGGTCTGTTGGTGGCCGCGGTGCTGATCGTGCCGAGCGTCGTCGATTGGAACGCCTACAAAGCCCAGATCGCGGAGCGGGTGTCCGCCGCCACGGGGCGCGAGGTGGAGCTGAGGGGCGACATCGGCCTGTCGCTGCTGCCGGCCCCGGCGCTGACGGTGCGCGACGCCCGTCTGGCCAACGCGCCCGGCGGGTCGGAGCAGGACATGGCCCGCCTGAAGGAGCTGGACGTCCGTGTGGCGCTCGGCCCGCTGCTCAGCGGCCACATCCAGGTGCAGAGCATCCGCCTGATCGACCCGATCTTCCTGTTCGAAACGCTGCCCGACGGTCGCTTCAACTGGGATATGTCCGGCGCCGGGCGCCCGGCGGGCGGGGAGCGGAGCGGGTCCGGGGACGGGCTGGCCTCGGCGGTCAGCTTCGATCAGGTGACGGTGCAGAACGGCACCATCCAGTACCGCGACGCCCGCACTGGCCAGTCGGAGGTGATCGACCAGGTCGATGCGCGGATCGTTGCCGGCAGCTTCACCGGGCCGTTCCAGGGGCAGGGCAGCTTCCGGGCGCGCGGCGTGCCGCTGCGCGGGGAGATGTTCGTCAGCCGCCTGATCGACGGCGCCGCCGTCCAGGTCCGGGCGGCGCTGTCGATGGCCGACACCGACGCCACGCTGCGCTTCGCCGGCATCGTCACCAACCCGCCGGGCAGCGGCGGGTCGCGCGCCCAGGGCGACCTGCGCGCCGAGGGCAGCGACCTGTCCCGCGTCCTGGCGCTGGTCCGCAACGGTTCGGCGGCCGGCGAGGACAGGAAGGCGAACGCGCTGCTCGCCCAGTCCTTTGGCATCCGCACGGCGGTCGAGGCGTCCCCGACCGCGGCCAGCTTCACCAACCTGGAGGCGCAGCTCGGCGACACGCGGGCCACCGGCACGGCGACCCTGCGCGGCGGAACGCCGGCGCGGGCGGAGCTGACCCTGGCCCTGAACCGGCTCGACCTCGACGCCTGGCTGGACCGCGCCGGTTCGGGCGGTGGCTCGCCGACCGGCCAGCCCGCCGCCCGCAATGGAAACGGCGTCAAGAGCGCGCCGCCCAACGCCCCATCCGGGGACGCTCCCTCGGGTGGCGCTCCCTCGGGTGGCGCTCCCTCAGGTGCTGCTGGCCAGCCGGGCGGGTTCGTCCTGCCGGACGCGCTCGACGCCAAGCTCGACCTTGCGGTGGACGGCATCACCTACAACGGCGGCGTGATCCGCCAGGGGCGGGTGGAGGCCAGCCTGACCGGGGGCACGCTGAACATCGACCGCGTCAGCGCCCTGCTGCCCGGCGGGTCCGACATCGTGGCGGCGGGCGAACTGGCGGCGGCCAACGGCCAGCCGAACCTGAACCTGCGGATGGAGGCGAACGCCGACAACCTGCGCGCCCTGCTGGAATGGCTGCGGGTGGACGTCCGCGCCGTGCCGGCGGACCGCCTGCGCCGGGCCTCGGTCGCCGCGCAGCTGCAGGGGCGGCCGGGGCGACTGGAGGTGAACGGTCTCGACCTGCGGGTGGACGCCAGCCGCCTGACCGGCGCCGTCGCCTATGTGGACCGCGGCCGCCCGGCCTTCGGAGCCCGGCTCGACCTCGACCGGCTGAATCTCGACGCCTACCTGCCGCCGCCGGGCGGCGCCACCGCGGCCCAGGCCGCTCCCGCCGCGAACGGAACGGGCGCCCCGCCACCCGCGCGCAACGGGAATTCGGCCGCAAACCCGGCGACGAACCCGGCGACGACCCCGGCTCGGCTGCTGGCCGGCGTGGACGCCAATCTGGAACTGTCGGTCGGGCAGTTGACCGTGCGCAACACGCCGGTGCAGGGGCTGCGGCTCGACGCCACCGCCGCGGGCGGCGCCCTGTCGATCAAGGAGGCGACGGTGCAGGACGCCGCCGGGGTGAAGCTCCGCCTGGACGGGCAGATCGCTGGGCTGGAGCCGCTGCGCGGCGCCCACCTGACGCTGAACGCCGAGGCTCCCAGCCTGGAAGGGGTGGCGCGCGCCGTTCCCTGGCCGGAGGGCGCCCCCGCGCCTGAGCGGCTGGGCGCGGTTAAGGCGCAGGCCCGCCTGTCGGGCGACGCCGACCGTCTCGCGGTCGAACTGGGCGTCGAGGCGGTCGAAGGCTCGCTGGAGGCGGGCGGCACGCTGTCGAACGTCGAAAAGGACCCCAGCGCCGACCTCAAGCTGCGCGTCAAGCATCCGGAGCTGGCCCGGCTGGCCGGCCTGTTCGCCGACAACCCGTCCGTCGGCTCCTACGGCCCGATGGACCTCTACACGGAGCTGGCGGGGACGCGGAAGGCCTTCACCCTGGGGAACATCCAGGGGACGGTGGCCGGCGTCACCGTCAAGGGGAAGGCCGGGGCCGACCTGAACGGCAGCAAGCCGCGGGTCGAGGCCGACCTGCAGACCGGCGACCTGGAGCTGGACCGGCTGGCGGCGCTTCCCGCCGCGGCGGCCCGCCCCGCGGGCGCGGCGTCTCCGGCGACCGGGTCTTCTTCGGCGGCCCAGGCGACGTCGGGGGCGCCCGACGCCGCGACGGGAGATTTCAGCGGGCTGCGCCGCTTCGACGGCCGCTTCGCCCTGACCTCCTCCGCCCTCGTCAAGGGCGGCACGCGGATCGAGAACCCGGCCCTGCGCGCCACCGTGACCAACGGCGTGCTGACGGTGGAGCGCTTCGACGGCACCCTGATGGGTGGCCAGCTTGGCGCCACCGGGCGGCTCGCCGCGCCGGGCAACCAGACGCCGACCGCCGAGGCCACCATCACCCTGTCCAAGGCCAAGCTGGCCGAGGCGGTTGGCGGCGGGTTGGGCGGCGGCGCGCTGGAGATCGCCGGGGGCGTGCTGGACGCCGAGGCCAACCTGACGACCAGCGGGGCGGGCGGCGACGCCATGCTCAGGGCGCTGGCCGGTCAGGGCCGGATCAGCGCCCGCGACGGTCTGCTGCGCGGCTTCGACCTTGGCGTTCTGCGCGACCGGCTGACCAGGCTGGAACGCCCGCAGGAGCTGTTGGGCGCGGTGATGGGCGGCCTTCAGGGCGGTGAGACGCGCTTCGCCCGGCTGGACGGCAGCTTCGCCATCGACAAGGGCGTGGCGCGGACCGAGGACACGCGCCTGACCTCCGACCTGGGCGAGGCGGTCGCGGCGGGGCAGGTCAACCTGCCGGCGCAGACCATCGACATGCGCGTCCGCCTGACCGTGCAGTCCGACCAGTCGCTGCCGCCGCTGACCGTCCGCATGACTGGCGCGCTCGACAAGCCCACCCGTTCCTTCGAGATGCAGGAGGTGCAGGAGTATTTCGCCCGGCGCGCCGCCGAAGGACTGCTGAACAAGGTGGTGCCGAAGGACCTGCCCATTCCCGGGGTTGGCGGAAACGCGCCGAAGCCCGACGCGCTGCTGAAGGGGCTGATCGACGGGCTGCGGCGTTGA
- a CDS encoding accessory factor UbiK family protein: MQVDNKILDDLARVAGGALGALSSLREEAEAQMRQQFERVLSRMDVVSREEHEAVRAMAAKAREEQEAMAERLAALEATVAALQAGRDSKPDAAPAVPAAPAVGPIAGGGSGPV, encoded by the coding sequence ATGCAGGTGGACAATAAGATTCTGGACGATCTGGCCCGCGTCGCGGGCGGCGCGCTCGGCGCGCTGTCGTCCCTGCGTGAGGAAGCCGAGGCGCAGATGCGCCAGCAGTTCGAGCGCGTCCTGTCGCGCATGGACGTGGTGAGCCGCGAGGAGCACGAGGCCGTCCGCGCCATGGCCGCCAAGGCCCGCGAGGAGCAGGAGGCCATGGCCGAGCGGCTCGCCGCGCTGGAGGCCACGGTCGCCGCCCTCCAGGCCGGCCGCGACTCGAAGCCGGACGCGGCTCCTGCCGTTCCGGCCGCTCCGGCCGTCGGCCCCATCGCCGGAGGCGGCAGCGGGCCGGTCTGA
- a CDS encoding YbjN domain-containing protein, producing the protein MSAVAVDTPSSAHNPLDIVEEIVTANEWPFERAGEDELIVEIGGRWCDYRLYFVWQSDVSAMQFSCQFDMKVPAARRSSVNDLLAEVNARMWLGHFDVCSEEHTPMFRQTMLLRGSRGATVEQLEDLVEIALSECERFYPAFQFVIWGGKSASEAVSAAILDTAGEA; encoded by the coding sequence ATGTCGGCTGTTGCCGTCGACACCCCCTCATCCGCGCACAATCCCCTGGACATCGTCGAGGAGATCGTCACCGCCAACGAATGGCCCTTCGAGCGGGCCGGCGAGGACGAGCTGATCGTCGAGATCGGTGGGCGCTGGTGCGATTACCGCCTCTATTTCGTCTGGCAGTCCGACGTCAGCGCGATGCAGTTCTCCTGCCAGTTCGACATGAAGGTCCCGGCGGCCCGCCGCTCCTCGGTCAACGACCTGCTGGCGGAGGTGAACGCGCGCATGTGGCTCGGCCATTTCGACGTCTGCTCCGAGGAGCACACCCCGATGTTCCGCCAGACCATGCTGCTGCGCGGCTCGCGCGGCGCGACGGTGGAGCAGCTCGAGGACCTCGTCGAGATCGCCCTGTCGGAGTGCGAGCGCTTCTACCCCGCCTTCCAGTTCGTGATCTGGGGAGGCAAGTCCGCGTCGGAGGCGGTGTCCGCCGCCATCCTCGACACCGCCGGGGAGGCGTGA
- the proC gene encoding pyrroline-5-carboxylate reductase, with product MAHGEQQGCTLLLAGCGKMGGAMLDGWLTAGIASSVAVVEPYGLPESLRGNPAVVLASGPDAVPAGFTPDVVVLAVKPQVMDSVLPAYRALVRPGTVFLSVAAGKTIASFEAALGEGAAIVRSMPNTPAAIGRGMTVAVGNPVVTEAQKALCDSLLRAVGDVAWVEDESLLDPVTAVSGSGPAYVFLMVEAMAKAGEAAGLPAELAMRLARATVAGAGELLHQSPTAAADLRKAVTSPNGTTQAALDVLMAGDGLQPLFDRAVAAAANRSRELAK from the coding sequence ATGGCGCACGGTGAGCAGCAGGGGTGCACATTGCTTCTGGCCGGCTGCGGCAAGATGGGCGGCGCGATGCTCGACGGCTGGCTGACGGCCGGAATCGCCTCCAGCGTCGCCGTGGTCGAGCCGTACGGCCTGCCGGAGTCGCTGCGCGGCAACCCGGCCGTCGTTCTGGCGAGCGGCCCCGACGCCGTGCCCGCCGGCTTCACGCCCGATGTTGTCGTTCTGGCGGTGAAGCCGCAGGTGATGGACTCGGTCCTTCCGGCCTACCGCGCGCTGGTCCGTCCCGGCACGGTGTTCCTCTCCGTCGCCGCCGGGAAGACCATCGCCTCCTTCGAAGCGGCGCTGGGGGAGGGCGCGGCCATCGTCCGCTCCATGCCCAACACGCCCGCCGCCATCGGGCGTGGCATGACCGTCGCCGTCGGCAACCCGGTTGTGACCGAGGCGCAGAAGGCGCTGTGCGATTCTCTGCTGCGCGCGGTGGGCGACGTAGCCTGGGTGGAGGACGAGTCGCTTCTCGATCCGGTGACCGCCGTGTCGGGCAGCGGCCCGGCCTACGTCTTCCTGATGGTCGAGGCCATGGCGAAGGCCGGCGAGGCCGCCGGGCTGCCCGCCGAGCTTGCCATGCGTCTGGCGCGGGCCACCGTTGCGGGGGCGGGCGAACTGCTTCACCAGTCCCCGACCGCTGCCGCCGACCTGCGCAAGGCGGTGACCAGCCCAAACGGCACCACCCAGGCGGCGCTCGACGTGTTGATGGCCGGGGACGGCCTGCAGCCGCTGTTCGACCGCGCCGTCGCCGCCGCCGCGAACCGCTCCCGCGAACTGGCGAAGTAA
- a CDS encoding YbaK/EbsC family protein: MAALSPSAQRVQALLDGFGHGHCVVEHEGSTRTSEDAANAVGCAVAQIAKSLIFRAKDSGRPVLVVASGANRVDEKAVGRLIGEKIERADPDFVRETTGFAIGGVPPIGHAVPPLVLIDADLMGLDAIWAAAGTPNAVFRLTPAELVAITGGRVETVRKG; this comes from the coding sequence ATGGCGGCCCTCAGCCCCTCCGCCCAACGGGTCCAGGCCTTGCTGGACGGTTTCGGCCACGGCCACTGCGTGGTCGAGCATGAGGGCAGCACCCGCACGTCGGAGGACGCCGCGAACGCCGTCGGCTGCGCGGTGGCGCAGATTGCCAAGTCCTTGATCTTCCGCGCGAAGGACAGCGGGCGTCCGGTGCTGGTGGTGGCCAGCGGAGCCAACCGGGTGGACGAGAAGGCGGTCGGCCGGCTGATCGGCGAAAAGATCGAGCGGGCCGATCCGGACTTTGTGCGGGAGACGACGGGCTTCGCCATCGGTGGGGTGCCGCCCATCGGCCACGCCGTGCCGCCGCTGGTCCTGATCGACGCCGACCTGATGGGCCTCGACGCCATCTGGGCCGCCGCCGGCACCCCCAACGCGGTCTTCCGCCTGACCCCGGCGGAACTCGTCGCCATCACCGGCGGGCGGGTCGAAACCGTCCGCAAGGGCTGA